A region of the Candidatus Sericytochromatia bacterium genome:
CAGCGCAGCGCGTCCTCGCCTGGGGTCAATGCCGCGATCGGTTCGTGGTCTCGCACCTCGGGTTCCAGGCCGGGGATATCCGCTTCTGCGATGTAAGGCGGGTTGCTGATCAGATAGCGTACGGGCTCCCGCAGCACCGACAGGCCGTCGCCGTGCCGGAACTCGATCTGCTCGGCCGCATCGAGGCGACTGGCATTTTCGCGAGCCACGGCGATCGCCTCCGAGGAGATGTCCGACGCGATCACGCGCATGTAGGGGAGGGATTTGGCCAGGCTGATGGCGATCGCCCCGCTTCCTGTGCCGATGTCCGCCGCCAGCACGGGCAGGGATGAGCCGCCCTCCTCCTCGAGATCGAGGATCGACTCCACCAAGGTCTCCGTGTCGGGACGCGGGATCAAAACCGCTGGGCTGACCAGGAAGTTGAGCCCAAGAAACTCCGTCTCTCCCAGGATGTACTGAAGTGGTTCACGCTGCAGGCGACGTGCGAGCAGGCCTTGGAAGCATCGCCAGGCCGGCTCTTCCAGTTCCTCGGCGGTGCGATTGATCAGACGCAGGCGGTCCAGGCCGGTGGCGCGACCGAGCAGCAGGGAGGCTTCCAGGGAGCCCGTGTCGATGCCGGCATCGAGCAGTTGTCGCGATGACTGATAGAGGGCGTCACCGATGGTGGGCAAGCGAAGTACCTCGAACGGAGAGAGGCGGGCCGTCTTTCCTTCTCTCGACTTGAACGATGTCGCCTGGGGGGCCCGGCCAGGGTGTGGGCTTTGTACCCGCTGCCTTGGGCGGCCTTTGCATGGCCCCCCAAAGATTGCCCCGCTGCCACGGGCTGGGGGAGGGAGAGCCAGGAGGGGCGAACCGCTTGCGGGGGAGCCACCACTGCTCCCTCCCCAACGGAGCGGATCGTCAGGCGGATTGGGCGGTGAGTTTTTCGAGCCGCGCGCGCTGATCAAACGCGATCAATTCGCCCAGCAACTCATCGAGGTCGCCGGCCAGGATCTGATCGAGTTTGTGCAGGGTGACCTTGATCCGATGGTCCGTGACCCGGTTTTCCGGAAAGTTGTAGGTTCGGATCCGCTCCGAGCGGTCGCCCGTGCCGACCTGGCTGCGGCGTAGGTCTGACCGCTCGCTGGCCGCCTTCTCCGTCATCGCGTCGAGCAACTTGGTGCGCAGCATGGCCATGGCTTTCATGCGGTTTTGCAACTGCGAGCGCTCCTCCTGGCAGGCCACCACCACGCCGGTGGGCAGGTGGGTGATCCGCACGGCGGTTTCGACCTTGTTCACGTTCTGTCCACCGGCGCCGCCTGAGCGGAAGGTGTCGATTTGCAGATCCTTGGGGTTGATCTCCACGTCGACTTCCTCGGCTTCGGGCATGATCGCCACAGTGGCCGTCGAGGTATGAA
Encoded here:
- the prmC gene encoding peptide chain release factor N(5)-glutamine methyltransferase, with translation MPTIGDALYQSSRQLLDAGIDTGSLEASLLLGRATGLDRLRLINRTAEELEEPAWRCFQGLLARRLQREPLQYILGETEFLGLNFLVSPAVLIPRPDTETLVESILDLEEEGGSSLPVLAADIGTGSGAIAISLAKSLPYMRVIASDISSEAIAVARENASRLDAAEQIEFRHGDGLSVLREPVRYLISNPPYIAEADIPGLEPEVRDHEPIAALTPGEDALRWYRVFAREGATYVEPGGWLAVEVGAGQAVQVVAEVEASGFWGPAVVRADLSGIERVVLAQRLHQ